In Labrus mixtus chromosome 9, fLabMix1.1, whole genome shotgun sequence, the DNA window TCCGACGTCTCCAGGTTCGGGTACGGCAGTGTACctgaaaatatgtgaaaaatatgtcaTCACTATAAACCGTAATCGCTGTCCTAACTTggtatgttttcatttcatgcatTTTATATATCAGAGACTAATGAGAAGAAAATCATATTAGTAAGATAATACCTTAAAATATGGACAGTATTCATTAGGGCTGGTTAAAATAAAATTGATTCATCAATGCATATCAATTATTgttttcccaattcaatatcgattcagggaaatcctgagatctATTTTTATCGTTGTAATGACGGCCCTCTCCACTGGGGGCGCTGTGGGTGCAgtgaattcaggtcaggcacaattgtgcactttagatcatactgtactttaatgttttattatttgcttATGAAACAATaatgcaacaataaaatatatttttgagtcagtttgttctaaGTCTATACGGACAATGCACACACCATTATTTACTTTATTAGGTACTGTGAtgagttatctgggtatttctgtcatctgtatgtattattaaattaatatcGAAGCATACTGATCAATATCAAATtgaatcgtgacccaaagaattgaaatcgaattgaattgtgaggttgtggacaatacccagctctagtattcatatttacataaaaagagGCTTCAAACAGGCCGAAGAATCGAAATGACACGAGACATCAACCCACCAAATGTCTGCATCTCCCACAGCACGATGCCAAACGCCCACACGTCTCCCTTGAAGCTGTAGTAGTTGTTCCTGAAGTACTCAGGAGGGTACCAGCGCAGCGGCACTCGCTGCTGGTGGAGTtaaggacaaaaaacaaaaaagtgatttattacTCAGATATGTAACCCACAACAGAGAGGAACAAATGAagattcataaaaatgtttggAGACATTGATAACTGTGATATATGAGGATGGGCTCATGTTGGAAATAATGAGTAACATCAGTGTCTCGTCAATGACATCCTTAGTCCTAGTCTTCTATGAATCAAAGCCACATGTCTCTGAaactgttgtttcctgttgcaGAGGATgtcagcctacacacacacacacacacacacacacacacacacacacacacacacacacacacacacacacacacacacacagcctgataCTAAAAACCTTGGTCTGAATAGCTTACTGAatagcacacactgtacaggtgTTGAATgcttttataagtcatccattTAGATTATATAAAGGCTGAGAGTTGACCGACAGGTGGGCATGtagtagctgtttgccaggaggcttaactccacctctttgcctgtttcaaGATTGATAGAAAAGGTATATGGTGAACACCATCTTTGGGCTTCATtacacctcttcagaaaccaattggtaacatcactgagactacgtccatgttttatacagtctatggttccgCCTTTGTCAAGGAAAACAGCCTTAAGGGTTTTAAGGTGGCACATGGACTGGGATACCAAATTTCCCTTACCAAGAGGGGGCAGTCAAAACCCCCAATATACATGGGGGTTGTcatctttaacatgttttaaatgttagtaAATAAAGTAGAGTGATCAGTGGAAACTCAAGACTCGACTACACCACTGGCCAACATGTACTAACATTCTGAAATGGCAGGCTGAGATTCATGTTGATCCACCAAATGtgcaaatttaaattaaatttaaatgacAATTTTAGCATGAGGTCAGTGAAGGCCAGTTTTGTGATCTAATCTTGCTAAGTAGTGGGAAAACTAAAAGCCTAAGATTATCAAGGGTTGTACAACAGGAGAATGGACGATAGATGAGCGTCTTACTCGAGGGTTTCTCCAGCGGCTGCTGCGGCGGCTCGTCATACTCGTTAAGTCTCGGGCCAGACCGAACTCGCCCACTTTGACCTCCCAGGGAAACTTGTTGACCATGATGTTCCTCAGAGCCAGGTCACCGTGAATAATCTGCAGAGAACCACCACAACAGTAGTCTTTGTTTAGTAGGTGCTTTATATATTTGAATCTTCAGCCGAGTGCTTCACATTACTCTGTTACCATTTTGGAGCGCAGGTGCTGCAGGGCCAGAGCGATGTGGTAGGAGGCGATGGTGAGCAGGCTCTGCAGCTCCAGGTCTGCACTCAGGCGGACTCTGTTGGTCTGCAGGAAGGTCCTCAGGGTGCCGTAGCTCACGTACTCCATGATTAGAATGCTAGgctctgcacaaacacagagaggatggagaacTCATTTACCCTTTTATCTATTTCTATTCGACCGTAGGAGCAGATAGAAGTCTGTGTTCTCCCACCCTCAGAGGTGTTCCagtccagcagctgcaggatgttCTTGTGCTGCACCAGTTTCCTCATGATGGAAATCTCCATCTCCACATGTTTGGGACGGACTCCTAATGACAAAATAAGACACATAAAtcctcagctgtgtgtttgattaAAACATTGAAATCTGAAGTAGATTGTCTTTACACTGGAATTTATAGCTTTGATACATTACTATTAGAAAACTGtatgaaatattaaatgaaCACGATACAATACAGCAGCAATGTTTTAGGAGCAATTATAGTGCTATTgattaattatttattgatcTCCGGACATTTGATCTCGTCTTTCCTTTGTCTGGTTTTTACTGAAGACtcatttctgtcttgtttttatcaCCAAGTCTTACTGACTGATGGTATACTCTTATTCTTATCTTACTTTTACTTTACCTGATTGATGATATAGTCTTATTTTTCATCTTGTTCTCACTGATGggtttatttatcttatttttactaAGGGCTATTGTCTTCAGTATTGAGCACTGTTgtcacttcatcatgttttgtcctGTCATTTGTTTGTAAAAGGAGCCCGACTCTCTCACtgtaaaccaaataaaaactacgggtacaaataaagtcacCTTACTTGCCTCCCCTTATTAAAAATCTAATGATATCCATATCTGTCTTAGTACCATGACAACAACAAGTCCTACTTCCTTTGAATTTGAACTCCTACACAGTGTCCACTGTTGGCTACAGCGATGCAGTTTGATTTGTTCATCTGCAGGTTTGAAGATATCTGCCTCTATTTTTTCTGGGTCATAACTTTGATGTTGGAACTACTACTTTTACTACTACTCTTTACTTTTTTCCAGTAGAAATATGTACCTTCTTTGCTGATCTTGCAGGTGAACAGGTTGTGGCCTTTACACGTCCCTCTGTTCATCCTGGCCTGGTAGAAGACGCCCTCCTTCCCCGCTTTGATCAGCTGCAGCAGGTTCAGGTCCGACTTGGTGAAATGAGGACTCTAAGTAGCAacaaggaagagacagagacagcatGCTAAAAAGACAATTACAAGTTTTCCATTGGGAGAACTGGGCAGCAGCTAAAGAAATGATGCAAAACCAGAAACACATAAATCTAAAATGTGCTGCCTGTGAAAGATGTGCAGCTCAGGGCTAATTTAGAGAAACATGAATGAAGAATAGTGAGAAACATACAAACCCAGAAAACAAATGCTCGAGAAAAATGCTGCATTCAAATCTCTCTCCACATCATGTAAATCAAAGATGGAGGTGTTTCTGTCAgtgttacctgctgcaggcctTTCCACAGCCTCCTGGAGGACAGACGCAttttgctgctctgctgcagggGGATTCGAGGACCCTCCTCTTCtgcgccctctctctcttcctccaccGCTGCTGGGTCCGGCCTCAGAGGTGTGCTGCTGGAAGCGTCCAGCCGAGGACCGACACCCAGCGAATATCTGCTCCCCTTCAGGTCTTCATACCTCTTTACCAAAGAACAATATCTGCAGGGAAAAATACGACAACCAACCAATCGCTCAAACTTAATTCATACAGCACATTTCAGACAGATTCAaatgcagttcaaagtgctttacaaaatgATTTAGAGTCTAAACAACACCCATAGGaattcaataaaataacaattaaaaaaaagatggatgatgaccaataataagagagagagaactatATTTAATGTtagtaaaatatgttttagaaaataaactCTAATCTGATAATGTGATGataagaaataaacacaatttctaaaaaaaaacgtaattcaaacactgaaatgttaatttaagagaataataataataatagtaataattagcttagtaataaaaaaacatactgttATAAGAAGattaaataaattcatttttagAATAGATTTAAAATCTCAGTTCTCTCAGCTCCTCTTTAAATCTGTTCTAAAGTCTCAGAGCGAAACAGCTGAAGGCATCACCAAATGTTTCAGTTCTTTTCTGtggagcaacaaaaaaagaagaaccaaAGGATTCAGAAACTAAGCAGCTCTGAAAGGTCGTCTGGTGCCAGGCCATGTTGTGCTAGGAAAAGCCTGCAGCAGGAAACTCTGATGGAAACACCTCCATCTTTGTTATTACATGATGCAGAGAGAGATTTTATGGTATCTTAACTTAAGTCTTTAATCTTAAAATCAAAAACTTTAAGTGAagctaaaataataatacaaatgaaactctaattcaaatgttttcccTTTATCATCATTAATGTTGTTAATGTTGTCatacataaaatgaaaaaccGTCTATTACTGTAAAAAACTAAAGCTCACTTATGTCttaaatcttgattttttttcatccaacTTTAAGTGCAGCTCAAAACAGGATGACAATGGCGACAGATGTTGAAAGTAAATCTTTGTGAAATGATTCCAGCCTCTCTTACTTTCTGAGATAAATGGCAGCGAGCAGCGTAAACACCACGATGGGGAAGGAGACGGCCCCGATCAGACTGTAGAGAGGCCAACCTGAGAGACACGACAGGACAATCACAGTCAGCTTCGTCAACATCtcacacactgcaaaaactcacaTCTAAGCAAGTCCCATTTCTAGTCAAAAATATCTCCTTACACTTATTATTACATGTAAGCTTCACTAACAGGTAAAGTGAGGAGAgaaatcttattttaaatataaaaattacAAAAAGTATAAGGCCTGCATTGCTTGtaatgcgttttttttttatctgccatCGGGAAAGAAATTGATTATTGATATTGTTGAGTATCTTGAAATGAGATGTACTCACTAATTCAGGTAGCACATCTCAGTCATCTGTTACTGCCCCGTTGGCAGATATATTTGACTTATTacatgtttatctggacttttcaggtgaatgtggcttatGTTAGACGTCAATGAATATTTTTGACAAGATGTTAGACAAACACACTTGCttagatttgatttttttttgcagtgcagtGTTTCAGAGAACAAACGGGGATGTAGATCTCACCTGAACAGGAATGTCTAACAGTGGAGTTGCAGTCCATGTTGTCTCCTGCTCAAAAAGGCCGGTTCTGGTCAAAGAGCATCACTGAATCCTGAACTGATCCTGAAAATAACATCAGAACAAAACATCATGCTTTTGAACAAAAGGAAGACAACTGAGATAAAGAATATCTCAAAGTTTTAAGTTCAGAGCTACAGTGGTTACATTCTgacaaaactaaaacacaaaaaaagagaggacaCACAAAAAGCTCACAAACTCACATTTAATGCGTTATTATGATATAAATCAGCCTTACCTGCGCCTTTAGAGGAACTCCACTTAAAGGAAACTCATCTTTCACAGATGCTGATCAGAACTATAGTCTGCTCTCTGGCTCCGTTCTGCACgttttcacaaaataaacatggaGCTACTTTGAAAAGGCTGTGTTACCTCTCAAAGAAGCGTGTGGTGGGAGCCTGCAGCCAGTCTGTATTGTGTCAGGGTGTCGACCACAACATTCGCAGAGGAAATGAACAGAAGCAGCAGGTGGTTTGAGCTGCAAACACTCTTTTTGTCACACTATACCTGATGCTCAGCAGGAGGGTCGTAGGCGTTATATACGTTTGATTTGAGGGACTTTGAGAAAGTGCTGTTTGAGTTCAAATCGCCTTAAGTTGATAAAACAAACGTAATGGCAGTGATGCAAAGAAGCTATTTCTGTTCCCCCCTACATGTTAAACACAGAGTGCAGTacagagtaaaaacaaacaaaatacacagaTTTACATTTGAATACAGGGAGAGTAAACGATTTGAAAATCCCTAAAATAATAGATTTCAATCTATTAAAACAGCATGAGAGTGGACAAGGGGGGAATAGTTCAGAACAGTTAacattcactttaaaaataaattggcaGCCATAAGAGGGTAGAGtgtagtgtaaaaaaaagttagacCAACAACTCCGCCCATCTTCTGTGAGGTAAAATTACCCAGCAccagtctggtggctttgaagagagcgaGGTAACAGCTGTTTACATACTCAATTAATGCATCTTCCTCTGTAACAAAAAAGGTTGAAGTTACCAGTAGGCTGCAAAAACTCCCATTgtcaaataattgttttttgtaaatggaGTCTGAGGCCTTTGAAGACAGAACTGTTACAGCTCTTCTTCTTTGCAAAAGCTCTCTCTGTCGGGTTTCTCTCTGGGATGTTGTCAAACACTTAGAATTAAAATCTGAGCCTGTAATATGAGCCCGACATATTactcggccagccgataatatagGCCGAGGTATTGGCAAAATTTATCTCTGATATGTGCTGATATAACTAGGtttattaaatgtaatatattgatttatttgtatttagcTTTTATTTATAATTGTTAATTTCTAAGTTAAAAAATTGTGTTTCAGTGCACTGTTGTTATTCTGGCCAAAAAAGGCTTTtgttcaacttaaaaaaaatatcttaattaTAAATCTTTTTCACAAGTGTATAATaacagcatgtgtgtttatCGCCATCAATCAATCTCTAAAAGTCAAAGACAGATCTAAAAAAGGTATTGGCCGATATTTATCAGCATCAGAATATCGGTATCAATATCGGCCCTAACACctccatatcggtcgggccctataATGTCTGTATTAGTATAGTATcactatttctgtatttcttgaaGTCTACTGCTTCTAAAAGCCTCTACAGGAACAGGGGTTGCAAATTAGCCCAGAAACCTGTATGTGAGGAAgctactttgtattttacatatgaTATccttgttaaataaacaaataaaatcaagaaAAGTAATCAAGGTGTTTACTTTATCCTCCACTGGAAGGGGGTTGCTGATCTACTGCTGCCTTCATTTGTTATTTTGACTTATTGCATTTTTCCAAAGATTGTGTTTGATTCAAACGTATGTAAAACACCACTCACACCATTAAAAGAATAAAGGTTTGTGTAGAAAACGTTGTTTCTGTCAGGATTCCAATAAAAACAGGCGTCAGTCAGGCGTCgttgtttcctctgcagaaTTTAATTTGTTGCTTGAATATTTTGTTACAGATCAACGGTATCACTCCATATACAACTACAAGTACAGTATTTTGTACAGTTCATATTCAAATACATCGTTTTCATCGGCttatttacaaaacacatttttttttatgtacatgttTTTCATGTCAGTGCGATGTCACTTTCTTTCAACAAACACGTTACAAAAAAGTTCTTTAAATTAACAACTCTGGTTCAGATCGGACAGAAATgaacttaaataaaaagtgGCTACAGACACTTACAGACAGCTCAGTAGTAGATTGCACTGCCTGCCGACACGCCGAACTACTCTTCTGGTAGGGTGGGGGACAAGTAGGCGGGGCttcagggagggggaggggcttaatATACATCTGTGTGGTTCATATAATCAGTCCAATCTCAGCGTCCAAGCTCAGCCTTTTTGAAATTGTGCTGAAATTTACTCCAactataaatgtgtgtttgctaaTTCAGTCCAAGCTACAGGtgtggttagcttagcatcaaacAGTTAGCCGT includes these proteins:
- the si:ch211-167j9.5 gene encoding tyrosine kinase receptor Cad96Ca isoform X2, with product MDCNSTVRHSCSGWPLYSLIGAVSFPIVVFTLLAAIYLRKYCSLVKRYEDLKGSRYSLGVGPRLDASSSTPLRPDPAAVEEEREGAEEEGPRIPLQQSSKMRLSSRRLWKGLQQSPHFTKSDLNLLQLIKAGKEGVFYQARMNRGTCKGHNLFTCKISKEGVRPKHVEMEISIMRKLVQHKNILQLLDWNTSEEPSILIMEYVSYGTLRTFLQTNRVRLSADLELQSLLTIASYHIALALQHLRSKMIIHGDLALRNIMVNKFPWEVKVGEFGLARDLTSMTSRRSSRWRNPRRVPLRWYPPEYFRNNYYSFKGDVWAFGIVLWEMQTFGTLPYPNLETSDAVVYHICIGHKNTNPEGCRPEILHIMRDCWLEPYTLRPSFTDIVSMLENIIENDSDYVDVASPQIFVKDEAEYHEAKCLRAASVSFEDENHI
- the si:ch211-167j9.5 gene encoding tyrosine kinase receptor Cad96Ca isoform X1 → MDCNSTVRHSCSGWPLYSLIGAVSFPIVVFTLLAAIYLRKYCSLVKRYEDLKGSRYSLGVGPRLDASSSTPLRPDPAAVEEEREGAEEEGPRIPLQQSSKMRLSSRRLWKGLQQSPHFTKSDLNLLQLIKAGKEGVFYQARMNRGTCKGHNLFTCKISKEGVRPKHVEMEISIMRKLVQHKNILQLLDWNTSEEPSILIMEYVSYGTLRTFLQTNRVRLSADLELQSLLTIASYHIALALQHLRSKMIIHGDLALRNIMVNKFPWEVKVGEFGLARDLTSMTSRRSSRWRNPRQRVPLRWYPPEYFRNNYYSFKGDVWAFGIVLWEMQTFGTLPYPNLETSDAVVYHICIGHKNTNPEGCRPEILHIMRDCWLEPYTLRPSFTDIVSMLENIIENDSDYVDVASPQIFVKDEAEYHEAKCLRAASVSFEDENHI